A single region of the Streptomyces sp. NBC_01262 genome encodes:
- a CDS encoding fumarylacetoacetate hydrolase family protein, which yields MRFATYEYRDRRQVAVVEGDGTLRPLPGVGSLTDLLAEAGGLPELLDAGSAMPDVPAGPHISQVRLLPPLQPPTLRDFVTFEEHVEGVRRSVDGSAGVPERWYAAPTFYFTNPYAVYGPHDDIPMPPGSNMLDFELEVAAVIGREGRDLTPEQARDHIVGYTVLNDWSARDLQSAEMKVGLGPCKGKDTATTLGPYLVTADELEKYRDAEGFLRLALTAEINGEVVGKDLLSNMSWTFEEMTAYASRGTVVRPGDVLGSGTCGNGGCLAELWGVRGRQDPAPLKPGDTVTLTVEGIGTVSNTVVPGPEPVPVPHARRRPRERP from the coding sequence ATGCGCTTCGCCACGTACGAGTACCGCGACCGACGCCAGGTGGCCGTCGTCGAAGGAGACGGCACGCTCCGCCCCCTGCCCGGTGTCGGCTCACTGACCGACCTGCTCGCCGAGGCAGGCGGCCTGCCCGAGCTGCTCGACGCGGGCTCGGCGATGCCCGACGTCCCGGCCGGGCCGCACATCTCCCAAGTACGGCTGCTGCCGCCGCTCCAGCCGCCCACCCTGCGGGACTTCGTCACCTTCGAGGAACACGTCGAAGGCGTACGGCGCTCCGTGGACGGGTCCGCCGGTGTGCCCGAGCGGTGGTACGCGGCCCCGACCTTCTACTTCACCAACCCCTACGCGGTGTACGGCCCGCACGACGACATCCCCATGCCGCCCGGGTCGAACATGCTCGACTTCGAACTGGAGGTCGCCGCCGTGATCGGCCGCGAGGGCCGCGACCTCACCCCCGAGCAGGCCCGCGACCACATCGTCGGCTACACCGTCCTCAACGACTGGTCCGCCCGCGACCTGCAGTCCGCCGAGATGAAGGTCGGCCTCGGCCCCTGCAAAGGCAAGGACACCGCCACCACCCTGGGCCCCTACCTGGTCACCGCCGACGAACTGGAGAAGTACCGCGACGCCGAAGGCTTCCTGCGCCTCGCACTGACCGCCGAGATCAACGGCGAGGTGGTCGGCAAAGACCTGCTGTCCAACATGAGCTGGACCTTCGAGGAGATGACCGCCTACGCCTCGCGCGGCACCGTCGTCCGCCCCGGCGACGTCCTCGGCTCCGGCACCTGCGGCAACGGCGGCTGCCTCGCCGAACTGTGGGGCGTACGAGGCAGGCAGGATCCGGCGCCGCTGAAGCCCGGCGACACGGTCACGCTCACCGTCGAAGGCATCGGCACCGTCTCCAACACCGTAGTGCCCGGCCCCGAGCCCGTACCGGTCCCGCACGCCCGCCGCCGCCCGCGGGAAAGGCCATGA
- a CDS encoding cyclase family protein has protein sequence MSVDRHDPEGSIAEAAKAYSNWGRWGEDDVLGTLNFLDEAKRREGAALVRRGVSFSLSQSFDMNGPQKGWRRRTNPVHTMLDTGTDAALGNQGFPHGIGGADDVIAMPLQCSTQWDGLGHIFDHGKAWNGRAAEKVVTSDGDLVTGIEHMAPYVAGRGVLLDVGRVVGIDGELPDGFAVAEEHLTATAEAHGVSVGRGDIVLVRTGHLARARRDGWGDYAGGPAPGLSFTTAGWLHGTEIAAIATDTWGFEVRPNEFDNAFQPLHQVVIPNMGLLIGEMWDPEALAEDCARDGVYEFWLTAAPLPITGAVGSPVNPIAVK, from the coding sequence ATGAGCGTGGACCGCCACGACCCCGAGGGCTCGATCGCCGAGGCCGCCAAGGCGTACTCCAACTGGGGGCGCTGGGGCGAGGACGACGTGCTCGGCACCCTGAACTTCCTCGACGAGGCCAAGCGCCGCGAGGGCGCCGCGCTCGTCCGCCGGGGCGTCAGCTTCTCGCTCTCGCAGTCCTTCGACATGAACGGCCCGCAGAAGGGCTGGCGCCGCCGGACCAACCCGGTGCACACCATGCTCGACACCGGCACCGACGCCGCCCTGGGCAACCAGGGCTTCCCCCACGGCATCGGCGGCGCCGACGACGTGATCGCGATGCCGTTGCAGTGCTCCACGCAGTGGGACGGGCTCGGCCACATCTTCGACCACGGCAAGGCGTGGAACGGCCGGGCGGCCGAGAAGGTCGTCACCTCCGACGGCGACCTGGTCACCGGTATCGAGCACATGGCGCCGTACGTCGCCGGGCGCGGCGTGCTCCTGGACGTCGGCCGGGTGGTCGGCATCGACGGGGAGCTGCCCGACGGCTTCGCGGTCGCCGAGGAGCACCTGACCGCGACCGCCGAAGCCCATGGGGTGAGCGTCGGCCGCGGCGACATCGTCCTCGTCCGCACCGGCCACCTGGCCCGCGCCCGGCGGGACGGCTGGGGCGACTACGCGGGCGGGCCCGCGCCGGGGCTGTCGTTCACCACCGCCGGGTGGCTGCACGGCACCGAGATCGCCGCGATCGCCACCGACACCTGGGGCTTCGAGGTGCGGCCCAACGAGTTCGACAACGCCTTCCAGCCGCTGCACCAGGTGGTCATCCCCAACATGGGCCTGCTCATCGGCGAGATGTGGGACCCCGAGGCGCTCGCCGAGGACTGCGCCCGCGACGGCGTGTACGAGTTCTGGCTCACCGCCGCTCCCCTGCCCATCACCGGAGCCGTCGGCTCCCCCGTGAACCCCATCGCCGTCAAGTAG
- a CDS encoding MFS transporter: MPGSVPPSSSTAVADAAPSPVAASGPAHLLRVTLLMAGSCLPILGAVLIAPVLPKMQDHFASVPGAKALVPLALTVPALALALLAPFAGVIVDRLGRKRLLIVATLLYAVFGTMPLWLDSLGAIIASRALVGVTEAAIMTCCTTLIGDYYSGHRRVKYLALQTMCASASATVFFVLGGAAGSAGWRVPFWVYAVSLVLAPLMATVLPNPVARATADEPGAEATTRRSFQWRPLAGICALTFFGAMVFYTVPVEMAYLLDDLGVENTGVIGLATAIASAATVGGAVTFARLKRSPDPVLPAVLAVCAVGFGVMFLAGNTPLLVFGAVVNCVGTGMLLPALLTSAMSRLAFEDRGRGTGLWMAAFFGGEFVCPLVLLAGESAVGSLAGAVGVLGLAAALVSAGLLTARRRAGAVDPRPLPEQLA; encoded by the coding sequence ATGCCCGGTTCCGTTCCGCCGTCGTCCTCCACCGCGGTCGCTGACGCCGCTCCGTCACCCGTGGCCGCGTCGGGCCCTGCTCATCTGCTGCGTGTAACCCTGCTGATGGCAGGCAGCTGTCTGCCGATTCTGGGGGCCGTGCTGATCGCCCCGGTGCTGCCGAAAATGCAGGATCACTTCGCTTCGGTCCCGGGGGCCAAGGCATTGGTGCCCCTTGCGCTGACCGTTCCGGCGCTGGCGCTGGCACTGCTGGCCCCGTTCGCCGGGGTGATCGTGGACCGTTTGGGCCGTAAGCGCCTGCTGATCGTGGCGACCTTGCTGTACGCCGTTTTCGGAACGATGCCGCTCTGGCTGGACTCGCTGGGCGCGATCATCGCCAGCCGTGCCCTGGTCGGGGTCACCGAGGCCGCGATCATGACGTGCTGCACCACGTTGATCGGCGACTACTACTCCGGTCACCGGCGGGTGAAGTACCTCGCTCTGCAGACCATGTGCGCGTCCGCGTCGGCCACCGTCTTCTTCGTGCTCGGCGGCGCCGCCGGATCGGCGGGCTGGCGTGTGCCCTTCTGGGTGTACGCCGTGAGCCTGGTGCTCGCCCCGCTGATGGCCACCGTCCTGCCCAACCCGGTGGCCCGCGCGACCGCCGACGAGCCCGGGGCCGAGGCGACGACCCGACGCTCCTTCCAATGGCGGCCGCTGGCGGGCATCTGTGCCCTCACCTTCTTCGGGGCGATGGTCTTCTACACCGTCCCGGTGGAGATGGCGTACCTGCTCGACGACCTCGGGGTGGAGAACACCGGTGTGATCGGTCTGGCCACCGCGATCGCCAGTGCCGCCACCGTGGGCGGAGCGGTCACCTTCGCCCGCCTCAAGCGCTCCCCCGACCCGGTGCTGCCCGCCGTTCTCGCGGTCTGCGCGGTGGGCTTCGGGGTGATGTTCCTCGCGGGCAACACCCCGCTGCTGGTCTTCGGGGCGGTCGTGAACTGCGTGGGCACCGGCATGCTGCTGCCCGCCCTGCTCACCAGTGCCATGTCGCGTCTGGCGTTCGAGGACCGCGGTCGCGGCACGGGGCTGTGGATGGCGGCCTTCTTCGGCGGCGAGTTCGTCTGCCCACTGGTACTGCTCGCCGGGGAGTCGGCGGTCGGCAGCCTCGCCGGTGCGGTGGGGGTGCTGGGACTGGCCGCCGCCCTCGTCTCGGCGGGACTGCTGACGGCCCGCCGCCGCGCGGGCGCCGTCGATCCCCGGCCGCTGCCGGAGCAGCTGGCCTGA
- a CDS encoding LysR family transcriptional regulator — MNLSRLDLNLVLALRALLEERNVTRAGERVGLSQPAMSAALSRLRRHFDDELLARTGNSYELTPLGVALRDRSATACDLLERVFASQADFDPAAESREFTLLASDYGAAVFGSALARALHEQAPGIRLTFQHPAPSVVENTATVLSTVDGLLMPHGIIDGFPAVDLHQDRWLCMIADDHPEIGDELTLDQLARLPWAVYQRPYDAPAARQLSMIGISPRVEVSVQTFQLLPHMVEGTRRVAMIQERLARRAVRSAAVRVLPCPFEAVPVREAMWWHPVHTQDAAHIWLRQKAAEVGATT, encoded by the coding sequence GTGAACCTGTCCCGACTCGACCTCAACCTGGTCCTTGCCCTGCGGGCGCTGCTGGAGGAGCGCAACGTCACCCGGGCCGGCGAGCGCGTCGGGCTGAGCCAGCCCGCGATGAGCGCGGCGCTGTCCCGGCTGCGCCGCCATTTCGACGACGAATTGCTCGCCCGCACCGGCAACAGCTACGAGCTGACCCCGCTCGGTGTCGCCCTGCGGGATCGCAGCGCCACCGCGTGCGACCTGCTGGAGCGCGTCTTCGCCAGCCAGGCCGACTTCGACCCGGCCGCGGAGTCCCGCGAGTTCACCCTGCTCGCCTCCGACTACGGGGCGGCCGTGTTCGGCTCCGCGCTCGCCCGCGCGCTGCACGAGCAGGCGCCCGGCATCCGGCTCACCTTCCAGCACCCGGCACCGTCCGTCGTGGAGAACACCGCCACCGTGCTGAGCACCGTCGACGGACTGCTGATGCCGCACGGCATCATCGACGGCTTCCCCGCCGTCGACCTCCACCAGGACCGCTGGCTGTGCATGATCGCCGACGACCATCCCGAGATCGGTGACGAACTCACCCTCGACCAGTTGGCCCGCCTGCCCTGGGCCGTCTACCAGCGCCCTTACGACGCCCCGGCCGCCCGCCAGCTCAGCATGATCGGCATCAGCCCCCGGGTCGAGGTCTCCGTGCAGACCTTCCAGCTGCTGCCCCACATGGTCGAGGGCACCCGCCGGGTCGCGATGATCCAGGAGCGCCTGGCGCGCCGGGCGGTCCGCTCCGCCGCCGTGCGCGTCCTGCCCTGCCCCTTCGAGGCCGTGCCGGTGCGGGAGGCCATGTGGTGGCACCCGGTGCACACGCAGGACGCGGCCCACATCTGGCTGCGGCAGAAGGCCGCCGAGGTGGGCGCGACGACGTAG
- a CDS encoding response regulator transcription factor, producing MTTVLIVNDQALQRLGLRLLLEAQPDFTVVGEATDCDQAVRAADALRPDVVLMDIGPADVDRTQAIRRITRPDSRSGAPAAGRATGLPPRVLVLTAFDGDEHAYAALRAGADGLLLKDTLPGELTAALRIVALGGSVLSPHLTRTLVDAVRQQSPDDLPERRRRLSHLTDREREVLAALASGWSHAEIAERLSIAPTTVKTHISNILTKIGAHARVQAVVFAYETGLVRPPRQQPRPRGTDRGRE from the coding sequence ATGACCACCGTGCTCATCGTCAACGACCAGGCCCTGCAACGTCTCGGCCTCCGCCTGCTCCTGGAAGCCCAGCCCGACTTCACGGTCGTGGGCGAGGCGACCGACTGCGACCAGGCGGTTCGAGCCGCCGACGCGCTCCGGCCCGATGTCGTCCTCATGGACATTGGCCCCGCGGACGTCGACCGTACCCAGGCCATACGCCGCATCACCCGGCCCGACAGCCGATCCGGGGCGCCTGCCGCCGGTCGGGCGACCGGGCTCCCTCCGCGGGTGCTGGTGCTGACCGCGTTCGACGGCGACGAACACGCCTACGCCGCCCTGCGCGCGGGCGCCGACGGACTCCTGCTCAAGGACACCCTTCCCGGCGAGCTGACCGCAGCCCTCCGCATCGTCGCGCTCGGAGGATCCGTCCTGTCTCCTCACCTCACGCGCACACTCGTCGACGCGGTCCGTCAACAGAGCCCGGACGACCTTCCCGAACGCAGACGCAGGTTGTCCCACCTCACCGACCGGGAACGCGAAGTGCTCGCCGCTCTCGCCTCCGGCTGGAGCCACGCGGAGATCGCCGAACGGCTCTCCATAGCCCCGACCACGGTCAAGACCCACATCAGCAACATCCTCACCAAGATCGGTGCCCACGCCCGCGTCCAGGCCGTCGTGTTCGCCTACGAGACGGGTCTGGTCAGGCCTCCGAGGCAGCAGCCTCGACCGCGCGGCACGGACCGAGGGCGCGAGTGA
- a CDS encoding fumarylacetoacetate hydrolase family protein → MATLAQPAGRFALGTFSAQDGGPFPGLLARDRVLDLSRALGWAPSGVRAVVERWEETLPVLHALADDDTLDWQPLEGLRVHAPIEPRQIFQSGANYRQHVIDLEVAHRSPDDPRTVEEARAEIAAIMDRRAAEDLPYVFIGLPSTIAGPYDDVVLPAWAKKPDWELELAAVIAKPAYRVCVEEALEYVAGYTIANDLTDRATVFRRDMPAIGTDWLRSKNAPGFTPLGPWLVPAESIADTGDLRVTLKLNGQTMQDESTKDMLFGVARLVSYASQTARLLPGDLVLTGSPAGNGIHWGRLLRDGDVMEGSITGLGVQRTRCVAEGAA, encoded by the coding sequence ATGGCAACGCTCGCGCAACCTGCCGGCCGGTTCGCGCTCGGCACGTTCTCCGCTCAGGACGGGGGGCCGTTCCCCGGCCTCTTGGCGAGGGACCGGGTACTCGACCTGAGCAGAGCCCTGGGCTGGGCGCCGTCCGGCGTGCGTGCCGTGGTGGAACGGTGGGAGGAGACCCTCCCCGTCCTGCACGCCCTGGCGGACGACGACACCCTCGACTGGCAGCCGCTGGAGGGCCTGCGGGTGCACGCCCCGATCGAGCCCCGCCAGATCTTCCAGTCCGGCGCGAACTACCGGCAGCACGTGATCGACCTGGAGGTCGCCCACCGCTCCCCCGACGACCCGCGCACCGTCGAGGAGGCCCGCGCGGAGATCGCCGCGATCATGGACCGGCGTGCCGCCGAGGACCTTCCGTACGTGTTCATCGGCCTGCCCAGCACCATCGCCGGCCCGTACGACGACGTCGTACTCCCCGCATGGGCGAAGAAGCCCGACTGGGAGCTGGAGCTGGCGGCCGTCATCGCCAAGCCCGCCTACCGGGTCTGCGTCGAGGAGGCCCTGGAGTACGTCGCCGGGTACACGATCGCCAACGACCTCACCGACCGCGCCACCGTCTTCCGCCGGGACATGCCCGCCATCGGCACCGACTGGCTGCGCAGCAAGAACGCCCCCGGCTTCACGCCGCTCGGGCCCTGGCTCGTCCCCGCCGAGTCGATCGCCGACACGGGCGACCTGCGGGTGACGTTGAAGCTGAACGGCCAGACCATGCAGGACGAGTCCACCAAGGACATGCTCTTCGGCGTGGCACGGCTGGTGTCGTACGCCTCCCAGACCGCCCGGCTCCTGCCCGGCGACCTGGTGCTGACCGGCAGCCCCGCCGGAAACGGCATCCACTGGGGACGGCTGCTGCGCGACGGCGACGTCATGGAGGGATCCATCACCGGTCTGGGTGTGCAGCGCACCCGATGCGTGGCGGAGGGAGCGGCATGA
- a CDS encoding VOC family protein, producing the protein MSDRLLTHLRHVDLAVPDYDKQLDFYSGVWGLTLVAEDSGISFLAAEGSPEQYVVRLRKADEKRLDLVSYGAANAADVDTLADHLLAGGVQLISQPGKVDTPGGGYGFRFFDVDGRTVEVSADVAVRQHRRIEEKESIPVKLSHVVLNSPDLDRTREWYERHLGFRHSDTLSSPYVGDVMHFMRISNQHHSMAIAKGPHTSLHHVSFEMRGIDEYMRGSGRVIRAGFKKVWGPGRHMAGDNTFTYFLDPHGNTVEYTTELENLDEDTWHPHVYDFSRPEVTDQWGTANPMNELIAKESFNDPDHGCFVAPPV; encoded by the coding sequence ATGAGCGACCGCCTGCTCACCCATCTGCGGCACGTCGACCTCGCCGTCCCCGACTACGACAAGCAACTGGACTTCTATTCCGGCGTCTGGGGCCTGACCCTGGTCGCCGAGGACTCCGGCATCTCCTTCCTCGCCGCCGAGGGCAGCCCCGAGCAGTACGTCGTACGGCTGCGCAAAGCCGACGAGAAGCGCCTCGACCTGGTCTCCTACGGTGCCGCGAACGCGGCCGACGTGGACACCCTGGCCGATCACCTTCTCGCCGGTGGCGTCCAGTTGATCTCCCAGCCGGGCAAGGTCGACACCCCCGGCGGCGGCTACGGCTTCCGTTTCTTCGACGTCGACGGCCGCACAGTCGAGGTCTCCGCCGATGTCGCGGTCAGGCAGCACCGCAGGATCGAGGAGAAGGAGTCCATCCCGGTCAAGCTGTCCCACGTCGTCCTCAACTCGCCGGACCTCGACAGGACCCGCGAGTGGTACGAGCGCCACCTCGGCTTCCGCCACTCCGACACGCTCAGCTCGCCGTACGTCGGCGACGTAATGCACTTCATGCGCATCAGCAACCAGCACCACTCCATGGCCATCGCCAAGGGCCCGCACACCTCACTCCACCACGTCTCCTTCGAGATGCGCGGCATCGACGAGTACATGCGCGGCTCCGGCCGCGTGATCCGGGCCGGCTTCAAGAAGGTCTGGGGCCCCGGCCGGCACATGGCGGGCGACAACACCTTCACGTACTTCCTCGACCCGCACGGCAACACCGTCGAGTACACCACCGAGCTGGAGAACCTCGACGAGGACACCTGGCACCCCCACGTCTACGACTTCTCCCGGCCCGAGGTCACCGACCAGTGGGGCACCGCCAACCCCATGAACGAACTGATCGCCAAGGAGTCCTTCAACGACCCCGACCACGGCTGCTTCGTCGCCCCGCCGGTCTGA
- a CDS encoding FAD-dependent oxidoreductase, translating into MADSPTSPTVRATLSVLVVGGGTSGNALTVLLRRAGIAVDLVEASPDWKASAGSGITLQGNALRVLREVGVLEGIEKDGYAAEGVAVLAPDGTVLHAHEELRTGGDDLPSHIGMQRPRLQQLLIEQVRASGADVRLGTTVTAFQQDGQGVDVTFSDGTSRRYDLVAGADGLHSATRAMIGITDTPEPTGMGIWRAPAPRPAGVRRTEMIYGGRCFIAGYCPTSEDTVYTYLVERARDRASLNPDAYADEMRALAEGYGGAWEELRTAFTDPKVVNYAWFDRHLVEGPWHRGRVVLVGDAAHACPPTFAQGAAMSLEDVQVLAELLTARHAWDAESLDRLLTEYHARRLPRVRMVVDASVQLAQWLLDGVRDADVPGLMFRTLTALKELP; encoded by the coding sequence ATGGCTGACAGCCCCACCAGCCCCACCGTCCGCGCCACCCTTTCCGTCCTCGTCGTCGGCGGAGGCACCTCCGGAAACGCCCTGACCGTCCTGCTGCGCCGGGCCGGGATCGCCGTCGACCTCGTCGAGGCGAGCCCCGACTGGAAGGCCTCCGCCGGCTCCGGCATCACCCTGCAGGGCAACGCCCTGCGTGTATTGCGCGAGGTCGGAGTCCTCGAAGGCATCGAGAAGGACGGATACGCCGCCGAGGGCGTCGCCGTCCTCGCCCCCGACGGCACCGTGCTCCACGCCCACGAGGAACTGCGTACCGGCGGTGACGACCTGCCCTCCCACATCGGCATGCAGCGGCCCAGGCTCCAGCAGCTCCTCATCGAACAGGTGCGCGCCTCGGGCGCCGACGTCCGCCTGGGCACCACGGTCACCGCCTTCCAGCAGGACGGCCAGGGCGTGGACGTCACCTTCTCGGACGGCACGAGCCGCCGCTACGACCTGGTGGCCGGCGCCGACGGGCTGCACTCCGCCACCCGCGCGATGATCGGCATCACCGACACCCCCGAGCCCACCGGCATGGGCATCTGGCGCGCCCCCGCGCCCCGCCCGGCCGGTGTCCGCCGCACCGAGATGATCTACGGCGGCCGCTGTTTCATCGCCGGATACTGCCCCACCAGCGAGGACACCGTCTACACCTACCTCGTCGAACGGGCCCGCGACCGGGCCTCCCTGAACCCGGACGCGTACGCCGACGAGATGCGGGCGCTCGCCGAGGGATACGGCGGCGCGTGGGAGGAGCTGCGCACCGCGTTCACCGACCCGAAGGTTGTCAACTACGCCTGGTTCGACCGGCACCTCGTGGAAGGCCCCTGGCACCGGGGCCGGGTCGTGCTGGTCGGGGACGCCGCCCATGCCTGCCCGCCCACCTTCGCCCAGGGCGCCGCGATGTCCCTGGAGGACGTCCAGGTCCTCGCCGAACTGCTGACCGCAAGGCACGCCTGGGACGCCGAATCCCTGGACCGGCTCCTCACCGAATACCACGCCCGGCGGCTCCCCCGCGTGCGCATGGTCGTCGATGCCTCCGTCCAGCTCGCCCAGTGGCTGCTCGACGGGGTGCGCGACGCGGACGTGCCCGGGCTGATGTTCCGTACCCTGACCGCCCTGAAGGAACTCCCGTGA
- a CDS encoding SGNH/GDSL hydrolase family protein, which produces MGPLARTGIGVALACGVLVTAVSIGQNSDSHDKKETSKGPYVALGDSYTSGPKIPPQTGRPAGCDRSGRNYPALVAKELSLKTADFHDVSCSGATISELTTPQSTGNGTNPAQLSALHSTTRLVTLGIGGNDIGFSSMITKCVTTGALFKLADRITDVTDKAPCKEKYTSGGTDEVAQKIRATGDRLSRALTEIERRAPEARVYVVGYPSILPAKGTDCGRDLPIAAGDVTFLRQKQQELNTMLGERARAAGATYVDTFTPSTGHDACSPAATRWIEPLNPSSPAAVVHPNEHGERGMATAVLRSLSS; this is translated from the coding sequence ATGGGACCGTTGGCACGAACCGGCATAGGCGTGGCCCTGGCGTGCGGGGTACTGGTCACCGCCGTCAGCATCGGACAGAACTCCGACAGCCACGACAAGAAGGAGACGTCCAAGGGGCCGTACGTCGCACTCGGCGACTCATATACTTCGGGCCCCAAGATACCGCCCCAGACCGGCAGGCCGGCCGGCTGCGACCGCTCCGGCCGCAACTACCCTGCCCTGGTCGCCAAGGAACTGAGCCTCAAGACGGCCGACTTCCACGACGTCAGCTGCAGCGGCGCCACCATCTCCGAACTCACCACCCCCCAGTCCACCGGCAACGGCACCAACCCCGCACAACTCTCCGCACTGCACAGCACCACGAGACTGGTCACCCTGGGCATCGGCGGCAACGACATCGGCTTCAGCTCGATGATCACCAAGTGCGTCACGACCGGAGCGCTCTTCAAGCTGGCCGACCGCATCACCGACGTCACCGACAAGGCGCCCTGCAAGGAGAAGTACACCTCCGGCGGCACCGACGAGGTGGCCCAGAAGATCCGCGCCACAGGCGACCGTCTCTCCCGGGCACTGACCGAGATCGAACGCCGCGCACCCGAGGCCCGGGTGTACGTCGTCGGCTACCCGTCGATCCTGCCCGCCAAGGGCACCGACTGCGGCCGCGACCTGCCCATCGCCGCCGGCGACGTCACGTTCCTGCGCCAGAAGCAGCAGGAGCTCAACACGATGCTCGGCGAACGCGCGCGGGCCGCCGGAGCAACGTACGTCGATACCTTCACGCCCTCCACCGGCCACGACGCCTGCTCCCCGGCGGCCACCCGCTGGATCGAGCCCCTCAACCCCAGCAGCCCGGCAGCCGTGGTCCACCCCAACGAACACGGCGAACGCGGCATGGCCACCGCCGTCCTGCGCTCCCTCAGCAGCTGA
- a CDS encoding amidohydrolase family protein has product MTAPLDPLSIPTIDVHAHLLLPEVEEAVAGHPGLAEARNLDARRNGPAALAVNGPMVGARVPKLTDVVVRLAAMDAQGVDIQLVSPSPSHYHYWAEPQLAGKICRLANEGTAAHCAKAPDRLHGLGLIPLQHPDLAVALLDHALDQGLKGVEISSHAPGPGGARNVELSDPRLAPFWAHAERTSALVFLHPFGCTLNERLDQWYLSNTVGQPAENAVALSHLIFSGVLDRHPGLKLIAAHGGGYLPTHIGRSDHAWRARPDARGCSRQPSSYLRQLYFDSLVHDPHVLRELLRAAGPERVLLGSDFPFDMGADDPLDALRAADLPDADFHSIRGGNAAALLDLA; this is encoded by the coding sequence GTGACCGCCCCTCTGGACCCCCTGTCGATACCGACGATCGACGTCCACGCCCACCTCCTGCTCCCGGAGGTCGAGGAGGCTGTCGCCGGTCACCCCGGCCTCGCCGAGGCCCGCAACCTCGACGCCCGCCGCAACGGCCCGGCGGCCCTGGCCGTGAACGGCCCGATGGTCGGCGCGCGTGTGCCGAAACTGACGGACGTTGTCGTGCGCCTGGCGGCCATGGACGCGCAGGGCGTGGACATCCAGCTGGTCAGCCCCTCCCCGTCGCACTACCACTACTGGGCCGAGCCCCAACTCGCCGGGAAAATCTGCCGACTGGCCAACGAGGGCACCGCCGCACACTGCGCCAAGGCCCCCGACCGGCTGCACGGCCTCGGCCTGATCCCCCTCCAGCACCCCGACCTCGCGGTGGCGCTGCTCGACCACGCGCTGGATCAGGGACTGAAGGGCGTGGAGATCTCCTCGCACGCCCCGGGCCCGGGCGGGGCCCGGAACGTCGAACTCTCGGACCCGAGGCTCGCCCCCTTCTGGGCGCACGCGGAGAGGACCAGCGCCCTGGTCTTCCTGCACCCCTTCGGCTGCACGCTCAACGAACGCCTGGACCAGTGGTACCTGTCCAACACCGTCGGCCAGCCCGCCGAGAACGCGGTCGCCCTCTCCCACCTGATCTTCTCCGGCGTCCTGGACCGCCATCCGGGCCTGAAGCTGATCGCGGCGCACGGCGGCGGCTATCTGCCCACCCACATCGGCCGCTCCGACCACGCCTGGCGGGCCCGCCCCGACGCCCGGGGCTGCTCCCGGCAGCCGAGCAGCTACCTGAGGCAGCTGTACTTCGACTCCCTCGTCCACGACCCCCACGTACTGCGGGAGCTGCTGCGAGCCGCAGGCCCGGAGCGGGTCCTGCTCGGCTCCGACTTCCCCTTCGACATGGGCGCCGACGACCCGCTGGACGCGCTGCGCGCCGCGGACCTGCCCGACGCCGACTTCCACTCCATCCGCGGCGGAAACGCCGCCGCCCTGCTCGACCTCGCCTGA